In Bacteroidales bacterium, the sequence ATAGAAAAACAATCAATGCCAATGCCATTAACACCAGATTCTTGAAGAAGGTTTCCCAGTTAGTCAGGACAAGGGCATCACCAAAACATCCGCAATCACTGACCGGATTTGTCAGTGCCAGGATAAATGTAAGTACGGTAAAAAAACACATGAATAAAAAAACCGCCCATGCCGATACTTTCATCCGTAATCTTAAGATCAAAGATACTCCGATCAGAAATTCTGCTGCATTCATCAAAATAGCCAGTATGAACGCCAGAGGAGATAAAAACGACAGGTTAAAAGCAGTAAAATAATCGATGAATTTATAGGTGGAACCTAACGGGTCTATGCCTTTAACAAATCCTGAAAAGACAAACACGATCCCTAAAAGGATGCGAGATATGGCAGCGATGTTTTTCATTGGCTACTGTATTATTTTCGACGCCAAAATTACGTATTTTTTCCTAACTGAAAATTTTCATGAACAAAAACAGAGAGGAACAAAATCATAAGATACTTTATATATCTTTGCATTATATCAAATAAATAAGTGCCAAATGGAAAAAATTGACTGGAAAAACCTGCCTTTCGGTTATATGCAGACCGATTATAATGTTCGTTGTTATTATAGGGATGGAAAGTGGGGTGAATTAGAGGTTCATTCGTCCGAGTACATCATGCTGCATATGGCCGCTACTTCATTACATTATGGCCAGGAAGTCTTTGAAGGAATGAAGGCTTTTCGTGGAAAGGATGGAAAAATCCGGTTATTCCGTTGTGCAGATAATGCCCGCCGTATGATCGAATCGGGTACCTATATCCAGATGGCAGCACCTCCGGTTGAGTTATATATAGAGGCAGTGAAAAAAGTAATCGGGTTGAATCAACATTTTGTCCCGCCTTATGAATCCGGAGCTGCTTTATATATACGCCCGCTATTGATCGGCTCCGGTGCTGAAGTCGGTGTAAAGCCATCAAAAGAATATCTTTTTCTTGTATTTGTAACACCGGTAGGTCCTTATTTCAAAACAGGATTTAAACCCGTTGATGTGATGATTACACGTGATAGTGATCGTGCTGCTCCTTTGGGGACAGGGCATATAAAAGTGGGTGGGAATTATGCCGCCAGCCTTCCGGCTGCTGCCGAAGCCCAGCGTTTGGGATACTCTACCAGTTTGTATCTTGATGCAAGGGAAAAGAAGTATATTGATGAATGTGGCCCGGCGAATTTCTTTGGGATCAAAAACAATACCTATGTAACGCCCAGATCGAGGAGTATTCTTCCTTCTATTACCAATGACAGTCTGATGACTATCGCTAAGGATTTAGGTATTAAAGTAGAACGCCGGCAGATTGAAATCAGCGAATTAGGTGCTTTTGAGGAGGTCGGAGAATGTGGAACGGCAGCTGTCATAACTCCGATCGGGAAAATATTCGATCCACAGGAAAATCAAATATATGATTATGGAAAAGATGCCGGACCGGTATGTACGAAATTATACAATCTGTTAAGGGCCATTCAGTATGGTGATGTTCCTGATAAATATCAGTGGGTAACTGTAATTGATTGATCATAAACCAAACTATAGCTGTGAAACCTTATTTCAAATATTGGGGTATATTTCCGGTGCTTGTATCTTGTGTACCTCAGGGAGATAAAGCAACGGAAAATAAATCATTGGAATTATCCGACTTTGCAGGATTCAGTAAGCCTCGGAATGTTATTTTTATCCTGAGTGATGATCATCGGTATGATTTTATGGGTTTTACAGGTCGTATTCCCTGGCTGGAGACGCCGAATATGGATCGCTTGGCGAAGGAAGGAGCATACCTGAAAAATGCCTTTGTTACCACTTCGTTATCTTCACCCAGCAGGGCTTCTATTCTTACCGGAATGTTTTCGCATGAACATACCGTAGT encodes:
- a CDS encoding DoxX family protein, with amino-acid sequence MKNIAAISRILLGIVFVFSGFVKGIDPLGSTYKFIDYFTAFNLSFLSPLAFILAILMNAAEFLIGVSLILRLRMKVSAWAVFLFMCFFTVLTFILALTNPVSDCGCFGDALVLTNWETFFKNLVLMALALIVFLYRKKYEPVYRPVTEWICVVLIAGVIIGISVYCYRHLPLLDFRPYSVGANIPQGMTIPDGMPTDEFKTTLYYEKDGVVK
- a CDS encoding branched-chain amino acid aminotransferase; this translates as MEKIDWKNLPFGYMQTDYNVRCYYRDGKWGELEVHSSEYIMLHMAATSLHYGQEVFEGMKAFRGKDGKIRLFRCADNARRMIESGTYIQMAAPPVELYIEAVKKVIGLNQHFVPPYESGAALYIRPLLIGSGAEVGVKPSKEYLFLVFVTPVGPYFKTGFKPVDVMITRDSDRAAPLGTGHIKVGGNYAASLPAAAEAQRLGYSTSLYLDAREKKYIDECGPANFFGIKNNTYVTPRSRSILPSITNDSLMTIAKDLGIKVERRQIEISELGAFEEVGECGTAAVITPIGKIFDPQENQIYDYGKDAGPVCTKLYNLLRAIQYGDVPDKYQWVTVID